A genomic window from Thermodesulfobacteriota bacterium includes:
- a CDS encoding PilN domain-containing protein, translating to MIRINLLPIREARKRESARQSVSIGILSVVLLALVLGYFHINASRKINTLNNEIKSTEDEINRLDKVVGDVKEYQKRKKELEDKIKVIDMLSRKKTGPVQILYELSKSTPNRLWISSLQETDLKLTLSGIALDNETIASFMKNMERSTYFSDIELIQSQQEIWEGLKLKRFDITCQVLLPEK from the coding sequence ATGATAAGGATAAATCTATTACCGATAAGGGAAGCAAGAAAGAGAGAAAGTGCAAGGCAATCTGTATCTATAGGTATTCTCTCTGTAGTATTGTTGGCACTTGTCCTTGGTTATTTTCATATTAATGCATCCAGGAAAATCAACACGCTAAACAATGAGATTAAAAGTACCGAAGATGAGATCAATCGCTTAGATAAAGTAGTGGGAGATGTCAAGGAATATCAAAAAAGGAAGAAAGAATTGGAGGACAAGATTAAGGTTATTGACATGCTGAGTCGTAAAAAGACTGGCCCGGTACAAATACTTTATGAACTCAGTAAAAGCACCCCAAACAGATTATGGATTAGCTCACTGCAAGAAACCGATCTAAAATTAACCCTGAGTGGTATAGCGCTGGATAATGAAACGATTGCCAGTTTTATGAAGAACATGGAAAGGTCAACCTATTTCTCAGATATTGAGCTTATTCAATCACAGCAAGAAATATGGGAAGGTTTGAAACTTAAAAGGTTCGATATCACATGCCAGGTATTACTACCTGAAAAGTAG